Below is a genomic region from Raphanus sativus cultivar WK10039 chromosome 4, ASM80110v3, whole genome shotgun sequence.
tttgtacgcatttatctttctttctgttcttattcattattttacttatttttccGTCTACGATCACACATATACAACTCCAAAACAATTTGTTAACATACCAATTTCAGGATTAGCTCTCTTGCCTGTAATTAAATATTATGTCTTCTTTATATGGAACTGAAGTTGAGAACGTACGTTACTCGTATACACAGATAATTCAACGTCAAATATAATATCCAGTCACAGAAAAATATGATGAGAATGACAATCTCAATGACAATGCATGCAGGTATAGTTggttgcagaagaagaagaattataGTTGGTTGCCACCCAATATGCATACGTTTGGTTTTTGGCCCAAACACTAAATGATTGTGTGATTCATCGAACATTTTTCCCTTTGAAAAACGTTACggcaaaacttttttttcttgttggctTTCAGCCAAACACCAAAAAGAAACGAATCAGGTATGCGTCCCCTTGGATGAAGTGCATGGTATTGGTAACACAAATTCAGtgaaaaatacaatatttttaaaccCGTGACATATATTCGTCTTGCGATACAAACTATGCCTCTCTACAATCAACGGTTTTTATCATCCCGATTTTAAAGCTTTGTGTCTTAGCGAGTAGTTTAAATTGTTATCAAAGAACCATGCACTTGTCGACGTAACACAAGCACGTGTCCAAACAATTAATACACGTTGTGATTGTAGGCCTACTTTGTCTATCTTTCACGTTCCCTTTATATTATACGATTTATTACGTTTAGCAGTGAATAGCACAGAGATGACTAAATTTACCGTATTGCCACTCtttgttcttctctttctcGTTTTACTCTGCACTAAGTCGTTAGCTAAGTCTGAAGAGTTTGATGAGTCGGACGAAGAAAACGACGTTGCTGCTGTACCGTCATGTTGCGGGTTCTCGTCGCCTCTTCTGATCAAGAAAGATCAATGGAAACCAATCTTCGAGACCAAGTTCGGACAAATCTCAACCGTTCAAATCGGCGAGGGATGCGGTGGGATGGGACCTTACAAAATACATTCAATAACGTTGGAGCCAAACGCTCTATTgctccctcttcttcttcattcagACATGGTCTTCTTTGTCGACTCtggtacatatatatataaactgtcTCATTGACATGTATattttttcggtttggtttaagGATAAGTTTTACGGTTTGGTTTGCATTAGGTTAATAATGGATTTGTTTATTGTATATAGGGAGTGGGATTCTGAATTGGGTCGAGGAGGAAGCGACGAGTTCTGAGATAAGACGAGGGGACGTTTACAGGCTACGTCCCGGTACAGTTTTCTACTTACAGAGCAAACCGGTTGATATCTTCCTTGGAACCAAACTTAGGATTTACGCAATCTTCTCAAACACCGAAGAGTGTTTACACGTaagatattataattccttTACTCTATTTGTTCCAATTTAACTGatgttcaagaaaaaaattatttgtttcttcaaaaaaaaaattatttgttacaAAATAACTGATTTTTGTGATCAATTACTTAACACtacatttttttgttggttgaaattatttttgtttactgatatgtgtataaaattttacatttttcttaatttgtcaGCATTAACCTTAAATATCaactaaaaatagtatttattttcatattcttCATATGTATTTTTTCTTACTTGTGGAGTTCTTCGTGGATGCAGGATCCTTGCTTTGGTGCGTATTCCAGTATCACAGATCTATTGTTTGGTTTTGATGAGACCATTCTCCAGTCAGCTTTTGGGGTATGCATATATTTTCTAATGTGTAGTTTATAGTACTAGAGAAGATATCAGGTCACTTGAGCCGCAAGATACGAATATGTGTATACCTTGCTTCTCAAGCTACATTAGTAGAGGCGCTTTTCATTTGTGCTCACTGAACTTACTTGTTTTCATTAGGTTCCTGAGGAAATTATAGGTCTGATGACGAACCGTACGCAGCCACCACTGATCGTGCATGACATGCTGAGCACGCCTGGTGAGGCCAACACCAACACGTGGCAGCTCCAACCGCGGTTACTCAAAATCTTTGCCCGATATGTAAGCGCAGCGGAGAACaaaaagaaggagaagaagacaaagaaagcaaagacatTCAATGTTTTCGAATCTGAACCTGATTTCCAGAGCCCTAACGGTCAGACTATAACGATTAACAGGAAGGATCTAAATGTGTTAAGCGGCTCAATGGTTGGAGTTTCCATGGTGAACCTAACTCAAGCATCGATGATGGGACCCCATTGGAACCCATGGGCTTGTGAGATCTCGGTTGTGTTGAAAGGATCTGGAATGGTACGTGTGCTTAGGTCTTCGATTTCTTCAAGATCATCATCAGAGTGTAAGAACATGAGGTTTAAGGTAGAGGAAGGAGATATTTTCGCAGTTCCACGGTTACATCCAATGGCTCAAATGTCTTTTATAGATGAGCCATTGTTGTTCATTGGGTTTACTACTTCAGCTAGGAACAACGAGCCACAGTTCTTAGCCGGACAGAACTCAGCTTTACGGTTTCTTGACCGGGAGGTATTAGCTGCCTCTTTGAATGTGAGTAGTGCGATGGTTGATGGATTGTTGGGAGCTCAGAAGGATGCGGTTGTGTTGGGATGTCCTTATTGTGCGGAAGGAGAGTTGGATAGCTTAAAGTGGAGAcggagatgaagaagagagatgatgagaggaagagagaagaagaagaggccaagaaagaagaggaagagaggaggaaacgagaagaagaagaagaagaggagaagaagcaatGGCCGCCACAGCCTCAGCAACCACCACAGAGATAAAGCTTTTAATTATGTCAAGAGTGTTTAGGTCGTTGATGGTCGAAAGTTTGGTCTTGTTGTCTCTTGTTTATTTGTTAATGTGTTTTGTATTGCAACCCTTTGACTAGGTTTCCTTGTCGAGTCAATTCGTTCTTCCATGCTTTCTTCTTTTCGTTACGTTTGTATTGTATTgtgttgtgattttttttttgcgtaaATGTTAGTGTGCGTAGATGCGGAATTAATGTGAAATAATTAAAGATTTATCTCTATGATATATTGTAAGTTTGTAACAAATAACTTATGTCGCATCCCATGAGTCCATGAGGGTCTATGACGCCTTTTTTAGATTTGTCTTCAACTAGAATCCATGATGAATTAAATTTACTACGAGTTTTATCATTCTTAtatcataagttcataacaGAGTGACCAAATATTGTGAAAAGGTCTGGTGATTACTAGCTTTATTAACAGAAGAAAAGATACcgtaaaaattgtataatttatCACTATGTTTTTGCCTAACTCTTTTGATCaaatactattttaatattctaGATGAATATATTGCTGATTAAGTTGTTAACCCTTATAAAGGATAAAAACGTGAAAGAGcaaattaaaacacacaaaaaagaaaagagataatCCACTTGCTTATAAATTCAACACATTGCATCATTTTGTCAGTTTTTTTGCAGAATGTTTTCCAGGTTCAcgagaaatcaaaagaaacatTACTAGTCGTTTCATTAATTAAATAGAGAGAATTTTTATATCCTcgaaaattttgaaatccacCCAATCGGACCGATTGGAAATCCTTCTTTTCAATCAATTATCTTGTTTAATTGCATTATTATActcgttttttttgttcaccttTAAGTGTGCATACACTGCGATATTTATTATGACACGTGTTATTAAGATTGGTACATTACAGAAGATGAACCCATTTAGTTTGAGTTGAGACTTAGTATTGGTGGAACTGAGTCGACAAGTGGCAAAATAAAGTGGTTTGTAGAATCTAAAAggaaagaaacaagaaaatgacggttgattttgaaaataaagATTGTGATTAGCAAGGGAAATAAAGTAGAGTGGAGTAAATCAAGTAGAGTAAACAGgataaaaatgttttcttaccaagtgatttctttttttttcttgactgGAAACTTTTCACTTACTCTAGAATGGTGGACTCAAgcaaattttacatatattttaccAGGTTCTTTTTATGTTGGCCAGACCTACACTTGTGTCcatgacatttatcttttctgGTATACGAAAATTAAATGGTACATTTAAAGTTCTATAGACATTCATACACTACTTCAATTACAAATCAACAACATCATCACCATCACCTTCATCCATACCTCATCATTCTTCCCGTGTTCCATTTTGTAATTGCTTTTTTGCCTCGTTCATACACTACAAAAGGTTAGTcaacatcatttattttgtatttttcaattCGTTAATAACAGTTTTATTAACAGAAGAAAGAACTCTGTAAAGAAGTTGTATAGTCTATCACTATGTTTTTGGCTAACCcttttgatcaaatatttttttaatattctagATGAATATATTGCTTATTAAGTTGTTAGCCCTTGTAAAAGATTAAAGGAAACACGAAAGagcaaaacacacaaaaagaaagagattacATACTTGCTTATAAATTCAACACTTTGGTCATTTTTTCCAATGTTCTGTTTTTGTGCAGAATATTTTTCAGGAATCAAAAGAAACATTATTAGCTACCCTCCttatatgtgaatcaaaagggACTTGATCTTTTCATTATGACACTTGATAAGAATGAGGATTTGCAGGTAGCAACACAcatattttgaatatcattaagtgattttatttaaaattttgttacttggttttaataattatgtctatttttttttttgttcttgctATCTAATACAAACTAGAACTCTAAAGTCACTTATATTTCTTCTCTTGAAGAAACATTCTGAAGATTGGAGAATTGACATTACAAATCTTTGGAGCAAACTTAATTCCCGAGGAAGTTAACAATGGTTTGGAATGAGAAAACCAGCCATTGCTCAAGCAAAAGATCTGTGTTTGGAATTCAAAGTTTTCTCTGCAAAAAGGATTGTGTAGAAGGAAATATGCGACTGAAGGATGTTTGTGAGGGAATGGTTCCTTTTATAGCGTTGAAATTGCTATaagaatttaattttcatacCTGTATGTGAGGGAATGGTTtcttttaattctattttaatactCAAGCTGTGTCAAGCATTATAAGATCGTGCTATAGAGTCATGAAATGTCACCCGACAAAGAGTACGTACACAGGGAATCATAAACCCTAACGCCATACTTGAAGTCGACctctttaaaataaacaatgatCATACGTATATCATGCATTTCATTCAATAATGAAAAAGGTAGAAGAGTACGTAcaatcaaaattattaattgatctatcgttattttttatattcaaatttaatattctAGCTACGTACATAGAGAATCAAAAACTCCAACCCCGTACGTAAAGTCGTcctttttatattgtatttttgaatttgaGATCTCATCGAGAGTCAAGAAGAGTACGCACATAGGTAATATGAGAGTTACTAGTTTATACAACGCGGAAACAACTACAATAGATTACTTGATTTTCCGTACCTAAGAAGTAAATAATTAATTGATCTTATATTAATGTTATAGGTAGATTTGATTCAAAATTCATTTTGAAGCTTAAGAGTCATGAAATGTTCTTTTTTGTGCAGAATATTTTTCAGGAATCAAAAGAAACATTATTAGCCACCCTCCTTATATATGAATCAAAAGGGACTTGATCTTTTTCATTATGACACTTGATAAGAATGAGGATTTGCAGGTAGCAACACAcatattttgaatatcattaagtgattttattcaaaattttgttacttgtttttaataagtatgtcatttttttgttcttgctATCTAATACAAACTAGAACTCTAAGGTCATTTATATTTCTTCTCTAGAAGAAACATTCTGAAGATTGGAGAATTGACATTATGAATCTTTGGAGCAAACTTAATTCCCGAGGAAGTTAACAATGGAGGGTGGGCTCGCAAATTTTACTCTTACAATGGTAGTCGAAGGTAAGGATGCATCTGATTTGAGAATCATTAATGACGTAACTAGGATGACCATCAAAACTACTTGTATTCTCTGCCTACGGTATTTGGAAGTTGAGTGACATGATGATTGAAAATGAGAACTCTGAGGAGCTTCAAAACTTCTTTTGAAGAGCACTGAGATGATGATCTCGTGTCCTTATGTTATCGTAGACTCAGTTTTGTACTTGGAATTTATTAATAAATCACTAGTTAATGctgtaaaaaaatttatatgtttaaattataatattttatcaaaatttactCCTTTTGTGAACTTATTTGTTTaacttaaactaaaataaatctagatttttctttcttttgatttccTCCGGTTAGTTGAAAAAATATATGACCCAACAGACATTGCTCCACCAGTGTGCatttatatgtaattatttatttagcatatatatttgtaatttttgttGAATGGCAAATCAACTGGAAATTAAAGTTGAATAAGGTGCCAAGTTTGTAAAATTGGTAACCAAATATGAAATCGAAGccataaaaaatttataagtttaATTGATTCAGCATGATTTCATTTCCGCTTCAGTTCTGATAGATGACAGTGACTATGACATCGCAGATGATGGTTTTTTTTGGTACAAAAGATGATGTATTCTTAGTCCAACATTAGaggaaaaaatcataaataaacaaTGCATAGAAGTGTCTTAGATCTTTTGTCGTCAACGTTGTATTgagttttgttaatatattttcaacaaAGTATGACTTTTAAGATCAAACTAGATAAAATTATTCAGGATAGTTTTCTTAAATCGGGTTCATTAGTTTTTGTTTCAATTGATATGTAGTATTAGAGTtaaattacaataaaaattatagtttgatGTAATCTGTATTAAAAAGTTATGCTAAAAATTATAGATTTATGTGGTGAGTTTACCGTAAATATCTGAATATTTTGTCAGTACAACTGATTGGTAATCTTTTTGATGTATAAATTGTAgtatgtattattttttaaaataaataatctttaatactaatttaataaaattagagaaaataattaaattaaatttatataaaatattcatatatatatatatacacaatagTTTacgtacatatatttttagttaaaaaacaaaattaataattttaattaacaaataaaatcataggatataactttttaattatcaaacaaaattaacaatgaaactataaaaacaATTTGGATTAACTAActaaagtcttttttttttttttttttgtggaagcaccgtggcctagtggtcaaggtttaaaggcttctacacccaaGTCTGGGGTTCGAATGCAATTTCTACAGGAGGAAGTCTGGGTTTCAATTCCCGGAGAAGGTGGATTATGCAGAAATATTAGAGAAAAAAgcttacaagagatcttcagcaTGGCGCAAAGAATACCGTCAGGAATGGATCTCATAGGGCGACTCAGGGTGATGCAGTCAGGCGTGAATCTTCACAAGACAGGTAGTATTGTCGGCTGtaatatcgtctatgtaatgtttctcatgatttgtaatagcataatcaaccagacaaaaaaaaaaactaaagtctttttttttcttctagaaACTAACTAAAGTgaaatttttttagaaagtCTTTGGCTAACAAGTAGGTAGTTTATTAAAttgctaaaaatatatattaactaataaTAAGTAAACGTACAACCATATGATCATgtattatagttttaaaatcgataaaaataaaaaaggacgTGGGGTAGTTaatagaaaaccaaaaaaaatatttaactcaAGTCTTAATAATATGAGAATTTTGTTGACGTTAATTTAAGATTGTTTTATCACTTCTGTAAATAGAGAAGGTATAATTCAAAACAGTAACTCAACAATAACACATTATAACTCAAACCTaacataaaattttcaaaactaattcatgattggtaacattttgatttttatgcATAACTATTAAGTCAACTCTAATACATGCCACTAGTCAAATCTTTTGTTGAAAGATGTAGGTGTTAAATCTTTGTTGAAAGATTTAGGATTGTATAGTTTTTGTGGTGTAGACTTTGGATagagaaattttatttaactattGTTTGGACtactaaactaaaatattacttttaagTTTTACCCGGTTGTATAAAAGTTCTATTTATAagtgttaatttttttacaaacatATGTTTTTGTTCATCATGATGTATGTTATCAGAGAAACATAAAGTGTACATATGAGCTTTTCAAATAAGTCTTTTGGGTTTatcttgttttgtttatttttaggaAAAATGTTATGAAAACTAAAAGAAAGATGAAATAACCTTCAAACATTATATAAACATgataactttcaaaaaaaattttgaatgaatgtaaaatttattcaaacaaaaacagTATTACATCAAGTGCATCTTAGTTTTTTTGATGAATTTACAATTCCAAAACTAGAAGAACCAACTGTTTCGTCATGTTCTTGTCCCAAACCGTGTTATCATCCCTTCTTCAAAGTGTTTCCCCCTCCCTTTAACTGATAGAAGCTTCAGTCTCACAATTTTATCCAAACTGTATCAGATTTGCCATGTCTTTAGGCTTCTCTCCATGCCTAAGTGCATTTCTCTCCCACCAAATTGTATGCATTGTATCTTGCAATGTGTATCGAAGGATGAAAGTCTTTATGGGTGTTAGCCATTGCCTTGAGACTGTCATAACCAAAGTACTCAAATCTGTCGTGAACTCATCTTGCATGAGGCGTACAACCAGTTTTCTCCAAACATGCATAGAATATTGGCAGCCAAAAAAGAGGTGAGCACGTGATTCAGGCGTGTCATTGCAGAGAACACAGGTTGTGTTTATAGCGCTATTCTAGTGCTGCATTCTATCAGTCGTCTGCAATCTCCCTTTTAGTGCGATCCACATCATGAAAGAGTATTTGGCTTTCGGTAGGATTCAGCGTCTAATTAATCAAATCCTAATAGATTGTTGTTCTAAATCCAAATAGCCACTTCACTTTTATCAACATctcaaacttttttaaaaaatatattaaaatggaCCCTTTGACGTTTTACACAGTACTCTCCATAGTTGAGCTTGAATCTATTAGTCCAGCCACAACTTGAGTTTGGTTACACATTGACATCAAAATATTCACGAGGATAAAAACAAAAGGTAGCTCTCCTATTAAAAACAGGGCACTACTTGAGAGAGAATTGAGCGGGTTGCGAGGCCTGAAACTTACAAGCAATAGAGGGAGGGCTAGGATTCTGAGAGCGGGGTTTAAGCAAACATAACATGAAAGATGCTTAAGAAACGAAAAAAGAAaggattttaatattttaatgacATAACTGATGTTCTATTCCGTTATGTTTGATCAtcagtttaaataaaaatatcccAGCATAATGCATATTATTCTAATCTTAAAGACACTAACTTGAGTCCAGATAAttggttccaaaaataaaaaaactaatcaagACTATGTATTGCCATCTTGTTACAAACAAGGCTTTAATTAATGAAACACCACCACCCAAAGTATTATGACTGCCAACTTAAACTCCGATCAGTTTATCGCCTGTAACGATGTCGTTTAAAGTTGAAGTGCAAATTCAGAATCCCACGCTCAAACGTGGATTTGAAACCTTTCTTGTGAGAATATTCCCATTCTTTATTCACAATCCGGAACGCAATGTCTTGATATGGCGGACCAGCATGGAACCGGATCACACAAGTTTCAGCGCTTGTCTCATCTTTTTCTATAGTGTAAACGGGAGCCTTGAACCTATCTACTAAATCTGGATAGAAGATGTTAAACTTGTACCCTTGAACGAGTTCTGGAGGCGGGCTGTCGTGATCATAGTGCGTTTGGTTATACTTATTCCACTCGTAACCTGTGTGAACTCGGTTGAGATACTTTGGTTTTCTTGGCCGGTACTTGTCATGCCACCAGTATAGCTCAGAATCAAGTTCCACTTCAGCACTAGAGTCAAATACAGCATCACCTTCCTCCATTGGAAACGAAGATCTGAAATCAGCTGTGGTGAATGCAGGTCTCTGCGAGACGGTGGAGACTTCTCCTCCAAGGGATCGATGCTGCTCGCTACGAGAATCCACATCCCATATATATACTGCacgttatcttttttttttcctttttggtttaaaatatattggaaatttatttattttttcctttttcaaaaagatataatttttcGTCAAAAAGACAATTATcttaatttctatttaattCAGTTACACATAATTCGAACTAGTCCAACTTAAATTATTGAGCAAAACCTTTTTCCATTTATTAAACGGTTTCGATTGCTAAAACAGAAACCCTAACTCTCTAGAAGCTGAAAAAAGCGCCCCCCTGAGATTGGAAATCCGCAAGCTACGCCGCCGTGATGGAGTTCATGCTAGAGTCACTGGACAGAAAGGTGGCCAcactattttgtattttgtattttgtattttgtattttgtattttgtatttgtttttgtttttgtttttgtttatgtttttgtgtgtgtgtttttttatcATGGTGCTAAAACTaaggattttgttttttttttttaattttgaatatataggATTTCCTAAGACTGATGCACATAGTGCGTAGTCGAGGCTTGAAAGGCGACCATGGGACATGGGACGAGTTCATGAAATCTAAATTCCCACGTCGCGAAGACAGGTTTCTTACTCCTGTACGTCGAAGCAAAGAAGATCTCATCGCTTTCTTCCTGACCCTCCAAAAGAAAGATGATTTGCAGGTTAAAATCAAACACACAACTCTTTTGCTTcacttatatatatgtatagtcTGTTTAGCTAAGATCCCCCAACTGTATGGTAGTATATTATCTTGTGGTAGATCTCCTCTCAACTGATGAGATAGTGTTTCGTTTTTTTAACCTTGTTTCAGTTATAACAAGCTTGGGTTCTTAATCCCAGCCGTTTTCTGGCTCGTTTACTCTCAAAGCGGTCTGATCATGACGATATTCCTGATAGCGTGTTGTTCAAGATGAGACCAATAGAGTTCAGTGATTATTCTGTGTATTCTAGATGGCACACTCTCGTTAAAACCACTCTGGCTCGTGAAGATCACCCTTTGGACTACTTTTTGTCTCCACCGTTTGAGGTTTgtgtttcttaatttttcaCACCACAAAATagattgttgtttattttttattttattttaacctGACATGAACCTTTTGTTATCTTTGTAAACCAGGATTGGGTTATTACTGGGATTGGGAGAAAGAAAAGCAGATCAGACTATGCCAAGGACATCGATGCAATTGCTCTTTGTTGTGAGATGGTTCTTTGTCAAAATGGGAGTGACTCTGCTGTTAGAGTTGTTGCTATTGACTCTGATTTTAAGGTGATTCTTGACGAGCTCTTTTCACCGAGTCATGACGAGCAGTCCAAGATCTTGACGAGCAGTCCAAGATCTTGACGAGCAGTCCAAGATCTTGAGAATCCCTCCCACACTCTCTCTCTGGCAGATATTCAGGTTCTTTTccactatatattatatatatatatatatatatatatatatatattttgtatatatgcaTGGTTTCAGTTGTCATTCTCCTGAATCAATTTCCTTTAATTTGGCAGGAAAAACTGCTTAACTTGCTTTCTGTGGATACTATTATGGTCGGTCACTCTCTCAAAAAGGACCTACAAGGTAGCTTTTAAACTTTTTGTTATTGTTCAGTCGCTCCCTACTGACTTGACTTATTTCACAGCACTCAAGTTGGATCACACCAAAGTATTAGACACTTCGCTTGTCTTCGAGTACGAATACTCTGGCGAGCCTCCAAAGAAGAGTAATAGATATTTCGAGACTCGCATTGAATTTGGAAGACTTCTGCCTCGAAGGCCTTCTCTGGACTCTCTATGCAAAGGTAAAGAGACTCGCATAGATGCTTGACCCGTGCAACGGTTCGATCATACTGTTAGGTTAATTAATGTAATTACATCTTTTAGAGGTACTGGCCTCTATGTTTCGATAAAATTGTAGGATGTGATTCAGTAGATTCGGTCTTCTTAGCTATAGCTTTCAGTATTGTTTCTAGCAAAATCCCACTTGTAGAAGAGGTTTGTTGTTAAGTATGGTAGAGCTTCCATCTTTAATTCCAAAGATGTAGGAAAagtagatgatgatgatcttaATAGCTCGTAGGAGCTAATCTGTTTGAGCAGCACTCTGCTAACCTCTAGCTTCTTCCACAAGTAGTTTATTATTGCAAATAAGACAATGTgcaaaaatcaaattatttttctgcATGATAATAGTGACAATATGActctttaataatttaataaacattttgtTTATCGAACACTTTTGTTGAAAAATTATTACGTCTCCATACTAATAAGTCCAACATAAACTTTTGACGAAAAAGTCCAATAACACC
It encodes:
- the LOC108849912 gene encoding LOW QUALITY PROTEIN: vicilin-like seed storage protein At4g36700 (The sequence of the model RefSeq protein was modified relative to this genomic sequence to represent the inferred CDS: inserted 1 base in 1 codon), with protein sequence MTKFTVLPLFVLLFLVLLCTKSLAKSEEFDESDEENDVAAVPSCCGFSSPLLIKKDQWKPIFETKFGQISTVQIGEGCGGMGPYKIHSITLEPNALLLPLLLHSDMVFFVDSGSGILNWVEEEATSSEIRRGDVYRLRPGTVFYLQSKPVDIFLGTKLRIYAIFSNTEECLHDPCFGAYSSITDLLFGFDETILQSAFGVPEEIIGLMTNRTQPPLIVHDMLSTPGEANTNTWQLQPRLLKIFARYVSAAENKKKEKKTKKAKTFNVFESEPDFQSPNGQTITINRKDLNVLSGSMVGVSMVNLTQASMMGPHWNPWACEISVVLKGSGMVRVLRSSISSRSSSECKNMRFKVEEGDIFAVPRLHPMAQMSFIDEPLLFIGFTTSARNNEPQFLAGQNSALRFLDREVLAASLNVSSAMVDGLLGAQKDAVVLGCPYCAEGELDXLKVETEMKKRDDERKREEEEAKKEEEERRKREEEEEEEKKQWPPQPQQPPQR